In Aquimarina sp. TRL1, a single window of DNA contains:
- a CDS encoding Tex family protein, which produces MHIVSFIAKQLPIAEKQIANTIKLLEEGATIPFISRYRKEMTGDLDEVAIGEIVKRKESFETIEKRKESIIGAIGEQGALTPDLETRIRASFSLTEIEDIYLPYKKKRKTKATVAKENGLEPLAKILMEQREEEIVFVASKYINEQVATEEEALQGARDIIAEWVNENEVVRNKLRKIYKRKAAITAKVIKTKKEEEDAQKYKQYFDWEEPLHKCPSHRLLAILRAEKEKVVRVKIGIPEEEALDCIDDVVIKTNVEACTDQIFLATEDAYKRLLAPALATEALNEAKTRADDAAISVFAENLKQLLLASPLGQKRILAIDPGFKSGCKVVCLDKHGDLLHNENIYPHPPQRETTNAIKKIKSLVNAYKTEAIAIGNGTAARETEFFIKKIPFDKSIQVFMVNESGASVYSASKIARAEFPDYDVTVRGSVSIGRRLADPLAELVKIDPKSIGVGQYQHDVDQTKLKNELDSVVMSCVNKVGINVNTASAPLLSYVSGIGEKLAENIVAFRSEHGALTSRNDLKKVPRLGGKAFEQAAAFLRITNPEHPLDNSAVHPERYALVSKMAKDVGTPLKDLIGNKQAIADIKLKNYMSDDVGLPTLTDIIKELEKPGVDPRKTASVFEFDPNVKEISDISIGMKLPGIVNNITNFGCFVDIGIKESGLIHISKLANEYISDVNSIVKLNQQLIVTVIDIDMERKRIQLSLID; this is translated from the coding sequence ATGCATATAGTTTCTTTTATCGCTAAACAGCTACCAATAGCTGAAAAACAAATTGCTAATACCATAAAATTATTAGAAGAAGGGGCTACGATTCCCTTTATCTCCAGATACCGAAAAGAAATGACAGGTGATTTGGATGAGGTAGCAATTGGTGAAATTGTAAAGCGAAAAGAGTCCTTTGAAACCATTGAAAAAAGGAAAGAGAGTATTATTGGAGCTATCGGCGAACAAGGAGCCTTAACTCCTGATTTAGAGACCAGAATTCGTGCTTCTTTTTCTCTGACAGAGATAGAAGATATATATCTTCCTTATAAAAAGAAAAGAAAAACAAAAGCAACTGTTGCAAAAGAAAATGGGTTAGAACCATTGGCAAAAATACTAATGGAGCAACGAGAAGAAGAAATAGTATTTGTGGCTTCCAAGTATATAAATGAGCAAGTTGCTACAGAAGAAGAAGCACTACAGGGAGCAAGAGATATTATTGCAGAATGGGTGAATGAAAATGAAGTAGTCAGAAATAAGCTTAGAAAGATTTATAAGCGAAAAGCAGCCATTACAGCCAAGGTGATTAAAACCAAAAAAGAGGAAGAAGACGCTCAGAAATACAAACAATATTTTGATTGGGAAGAACCATTGCACAAATGCCCTTCTCATCGCCTTTTAGCAATTTTGAGAGCAGAAAAAGAAAAAGTAGTACGAGTAAAAATTGGAATTCCCGAAGAAGAGGCTTTAGATTGTATTGATGATGTCGTTATAAAAACAAATGTAGAAGCCTGTACAGATCAAATATTTTTAGCTACAGAAGATGCCTACAAGAGATTATTAGCTCCTGCATTAGCTACAGAAGCTTTAAATGAAGCAAAGACAAGAGCAGATGATGCTGCGATTAGTGTATTTGCTGAAAATTTAAAACAGCTTTTATTAGCATCTCCATTGGGCCAAAAAAGAATTTTAGCAATTGACCCAGGATTTAAATCGGGATGCAAAGTCGTTTGCCTGGATAAGCATGGAGATTTATTACACAATGAGAATATCTACCCACATCCTCCCCAGAGAGAGACTACGAATGCTATCAAAAAAATAAAATCCTTAGTAAATGCTTATAAAACAGAAGCAATTGCTATAGGTAATGGTACCGCTGCCAGAGAAACGGAGTTTTTTATCAAAAAAATTCCTTTTGATAAGTCGATCCAAGTCTTTATGGTTAATGAAAGTGGAGCTTCTGTATATTCAGCTTCTAAAATAGCCAGAGCAGAATTTCCTGATTATGATGTTACAGTACGAGGTTCTGTATCTATAGGTAGACGATTGGCAGATCCGCTGGCAGAATTAGTAAAGATTGACCCAAAATCAATTGGTGTAGGGCAATATCAACACGATGTGGATCAGACAAAGCTCAAGAATGAGTTGGATAGTGTTGTCATGAGTTGCGTGAATAAAGTAGGAATTAATGTGAATACAGCAAGTGCTCCTTTACTTAGTTATGTCTCTGGTATTGGAGAGAAATTAGCAGAAAACATTGTTGCTTTCAGGTCAGAACATGGAGCGCTGACTTCCAGAAATGATTTAAAAAAGGTTCCCCGATTAGGGGGAAAAGCTTTTGAGCAGGCAGCAGCTTTTCTTAGAATAACAAATCCGGAGCATCCATTAGATAACTCTGCAGTCCATCCAGAGCGCTATGCTTTGGTCTCTAAAATGGCAAAAGATGTAGGAACACCGCTAAAGGACTTGATAGGAAATAAACAGGCAATAGCTGACATAAAACTAAAAAACTATATGTCAGATGATGTAGGTTTGCCCACATTGACAGATATTATAAAAGAACTTGAAAAACCAGGAGTAGATCCTCGTAAGACTGCTTCTGTCTTTGAGTTTGATCCTAATGTCAAGGAAATATCCGATATAAGCATTGGAATGAAACTCCCAGGGATCGTTAATAATATTACCAATTTTGGATGTTTCGTAGATATAGGAATTAAAGAAAGCGGATTGATTCATATTTCTAAACTGGCTAATGAATATATCAGTGATGTAAATAGTATTGTGAAACTAAATCAACAATTAATAGTAACAGTAATCGATATTGATATGGAAAGAAAAAGAATACAATTGTCATTGATTGATTAA
- the pgk gene encoding phosphoglycerate kinase, whose amino-acid sequence MKTINDINFEDKKALIRVDFNVPLNDQFEVTDDTRIRAAKPTIIKVLEDGGSAVLMSHLGRPKGIQEEFSLKHIVAAVSEVIGVQVKFVPACIGAEAEEVVAGLNPGEVVLLENLRFHGEETKGDTAFAEALSKMGDVYVNDAFGTAHRAHASTAIIAQFFEENKCFGSLLAKEIENIDKVLKTGEKPITAVLGGAKVSSKITIIENILDKVDHLIIGGGMTYTFIKAKGGEIGNSICEDDKQEMALDILKKAAEKGVQIHLPVDVIGADAFDNGANTKAMEVNAIPSGWQGLDVGPETLKGFHQVIMDSKTILWNGPLGVFEMENFANGTISLGNSIAEATKNGAFSLVGGGDSVAAVKQFGFGDKVSYVSTGGGAMLESLEGKKLPGILAMEN is encoded by the coding sequence ATGAAAACCATTAATGACATAAATTTTGAAGATAAGAAAGCGTTAATTCGTGTAGATTTTAATGTACCGCTAAATGATCAGTTCGAAGTAACGGACGATACACGAATCCGTGCTGCTAAGCCGACAATCATTAAAGTTTTGGAAGATGGTGGAAGCGCAGTATTAATGTCTCATCTGGGAAGACCAAAAGGAATACAGGAAGAATTTTCTCTTAAGCATATTGTAGCAGCTGTTTCTGAAGTGATTGGAGTACAGGTTAAATTTGTTCCTGCATGTATTGGAGCAGAGGCAGAGGAAGTTGTTGCCGGGTTAAATCCAGGAGAGGTTGTCTTATTAGAAAACCTGAGATTTCATGGAGAAGAGACCAAAGGAGATACTGCTTTTGCAGAGGCATTGTCTAAAATGGGAGATGTATATGTTAATGATGCTTTTGGAACAGCACACAGAGCACATGCTTCTACCGCAATTATCGCTCAGTTTTTTGAAGAGAATAAATGTTTTGGAAGTCTCTTGGCCAAAGAAATTGAAAATATTGACAAGGTGCTGAAAACAGGAGAGAAACCTATTACAGCTGTTTTAGGAGGAGCAAAAGTATCTTCAAAAATTACAATCATAGAAAACATTCTGGATAAGGTAGACCATTTGATTATTGGTGGAGGAATGACCTACACATTTATCAAAGCTAAAGGAGGAGAGATAGGAAATTCAATCTGTGAGGATGATAAGCAGGAAATGGCATTAGATATCTTAAAAAAAGCAGCGGAAAAAGGGGTTCAGATTCATTTACCAGTAGACGTAATTGGAGCTGATGCTTTTGATAATGGGGCAAACACTAAAGCCATGGAAGTAAATGCAATACCATCAGGATGGCAGGGACTGGATGTAGGACCGGAAACATTAAAAGGGTTTCATCAGGTAATTATGGATTCTAAAACTATTTTGTGGAATGGTCCTTTAGGAGTTTTTGAAATGGAAAACTTTGCAAATGGAACGATATCCCTGGGTAATTCTATTGCCGAAGCTACTAAAAATGGAGCTTTTTCACTCGTAGGAGGAGGAGATTCAGTAGCTGCAGTAAAACAGTTCGGATTTGGAGATAAAGTGAGCTATGTGTCTACAGGAGGAGGAGCAATGTTAGAAAGCCTGGAAGGGAAGAAACTACCAGGGATTCTGGCTATGGAAAATTAG
- a CDS encoding alpha/beta hydrolase, producing MKKSFTYYLTIWVLQLKGVKKLFKTSPINYKKLRKEDVLVPKTTRLTSHKTTQFKIEKTILTEIAPAKVSDGLLLFIHGGAFVAGPSKHHWDSLLRICKQTDLTLWMCAYPKAPEHTITEISQNIDAVYQHAISKYPSSSIVLMGDSAGGTLATALTQRLISEKIVLPKTLILISPVMDASFSTPKIAEVDHVDPMLSVSGALSAKKMCAENDDLKNPMLSPVHGSFIGFPRTILFIAERDITYPDQLISLQKIVEADVDHEVITGKDMPHIWPLLPVMKEAKQALQQIICFLK from the coding sequence ATGAAAAAAAGCTTCACATATTACCTAACGATATGGGTATTACAATTAAAAGGGGTGAAAAAACTATTTAAGACATCTCCCATCAATTATAAAAAACTTCGAAAAGAAGATGTTTTGGTTCCCAAAACAACCCGATTAACATCACATAAAACGACCCAATTCAAAATTGAAAAAACAATACTTACAGAAATTGCTCCGGCTAAAGTTTCTGATGGTTTGTTATTATTTATACATGGAGGGGCTTTTGTCGCTGGTCCTTCAAAACATCATTGGGACAGTCTTCTTCGAATATGTAAACAAACAGATTTAACACTATGGATGTGTGCTTATCCTAAAGCACCAGAGCATACCATTACCGAGATCTCTCAGAATATTGACGCTGTTTATCAACATGCCATTTCAAAATATCCTTCTTCTTCTATAGTTCTTATGGGAGATTCTGCCGGAGGTACATTAGCTACTGCACTTACACAACGTCTTATTTCGGAAAAAATAGTATTACCAAAAACCTTGATTCTTATTTCCCCTGTTATGGACGCTTCTTTTTCTACCCCTAAAATTGCCGAAGTTGACCATGTCGACCCTATGTTATCCGTTTCCGGGGCATTAAGTGCTAAAAAAATGTGTGCAGAAAATGATGATTTAAAAAACCCAATGCTTTCTCCTGTTCACGGATCTTTTATTGGATTTCCCAGAACAATTCTATTTATAGCAGAACGAGATATCACTTATCCCGATCAATTAATTAGCTTGCAAAAAATAGTTGAAGCTGATGTAGACCATGAGGTAATTACCGGGAAAGACATGCCTCATATCTGGCCATTATTACCTGTAATGAAAGAAGCAAAACAAGCATTACAGCAAATAATCTGTTTTTTGAAATAA
- a CDS encoding type IX secretion system membrane protein PorP/SprF, with translation MKKYLAPLLILTISYLGTAQEFFPPVQNQYIADNPYLISSAYAGIGDCWQARATGFEQWVSIENSPGTQSLSIDGRISDRSGIGAVLFNDKNGFTSQKGVQLSFAHHLTLNEYNNQYLSFGLSYKFTQFGIDTSEFNNGDPDNPINPSLSNVSVNNSNFDIGFLYRLGRFFLSANAVNLLQKQIDDFNPTEPSTIQNYYVYSGYTFEHRFADLEIEPSVLYQNFAGDGRSTADLNFKVRKMKRADYYWAGISVRSLVDQDFKPLSVSPMVGLKKANFYVAYGYQVNVNEVYQPSSAAGSHMITLGIDFGCRQSKCGCTY, from the coding sequence ATGAAGAAATATTTAGCCCCATTATTGATCTTAACTATAAGTTATTTAGGAACCGCGCAGGAGTTTTTTCCTCCTGTGCAGAACCAGTACATAGCAGATAACCCATATTTAATATCCTCTGCCTATGCCGGTATTGGGGATTGTTGGCAAGCCCGTGCTACTGGTTTTGAACAATGGGTGAGTATAGAGAACTCACCAGGGACACAATCACTATCGATTGATGGTCGTATTTCTGATAGATCAGGTATTGGAGCAGTATTGTTTAATGACAAAAATGGTTTTACCAGTCAGAAGGGGGTACAACTTTCTTTTGCGCATCATTTGACATTAAATGAGTATAATAATCAGTACTTGTCTTTTGGATTGAGTTATAAGTTTACCCAATTCGGAATTGATACTTCTGAGTTTAACAATGGAGATCCGGATAATCCGATTAACCCTTCGTTATCCAATGTGAGTGTTAATAATTCGAATTTTGATATTGGTTTTTTGTATCGATTAGGACGTTTCTTTTTAAGTGCTAATGCAGTGAACTTATTGCAAAAACAAATAGACGATTTTAATCCTACAGAACCTTCAACAATTCAGAATTATTATGTGTATTCAGGATATACTTTTGAACATCGTTTTGCCGATCTGGAAATAGAACCTTCTGTATTGTATCAGAATTTTGCAGGAGATGGACGTTCTACAGCAGATCTCAATTTTAAAGTAAGAAAGATGAAGCGAGCAGACTACTATTGGGCAGGAATAAGTGTTCGGTCATTAGTTGATCAGGACTTTAAACCATTATCTGTATCTCCCATGGTAGGACTTAAAAAAGCAAATTTTTATGTAGCATATGGATATCAGGTCAATGTGAATGAGGTATATCAGCCGAGTTCTGCTGCCGGATCTCATATGATTACGTTAGGAATTGATTTCGGATGTAGACAAAGTAAATGTGGATGTACATACTAA
- a CDS encoding DNA polymerase III subunit, producing the protein MLFSEILGLDHIKSYLTTSVDRGRIPHAQLFVGSNGSGTLPMAIAYAQYILCQNQEGENTGGNASCNIKFDHLSHPDLHFAYPVATNDKVKKHPTADHFAEEWRAFIKEQSYGSIFDWYQSLGIENKQGQIGVDEALDIVKKLSLKSYEGGYKVMLIWMADKMNIAASNKLLKLIEEPPEKTVFLLITEEEEQLIQTIRSRCQVLHFPPLGEKVIQEALLRKEGITEKEALKIAHQANGNYNKALHIHHQDGGDETFEDWFIQWVRTAFRAKGNKGAVNELIKWSETIAGTGRETQKRFLSYCLDFFRQAMLYNYGAKDLVFLEPKTAGFKIEKFAPFIHGSNIMDISTELQDAIYHIERNGNAKIILTDLSIKLTRLLHKKSA; encoded by the coding sequence ATGCTTTTTTCAGAAATATTAGGGCTGGATCATATCAAAAGTTATCTGACCACCAGTGTAGATCGCGGGCGAATTCCTCATGCACAGCTTTTTGTAGGTTCCAACGGTAGTGGGACCTTACCAATGGCAATTGCCTATGCACAGTATATTCTATGCCAGAATCAAGAAGGAGAAAATACGGGAGGAAATGCTTCCTGTAATATAAAATTTGATCATTTGTCACATCCTGATTTACATTTTGCATATCCTGTTGCTACCAATGACAAAGTAAAAAAACACCCTACAGCAGATCATTTTGCCGAAGAATGGCGTGCTTTTATCAAAGAACAATCCTACGGTAGTATTTTTGACTGGTATCAGTCTTTGGGTATAGAAAACAAACAAGGTCAAATCGGAGTTGACGAGGCTCTTGATATTGTAAAAAAATTATCCTTAAAAAGTTATGAGGGTGGCTATAAAGTTATGCTTATCTGGATGGCAGATAAAATGAATATTGCCGCTTCTAATAAATTGCTAAAACTCATTGAAGAACCTCCTGAAAAAACAGTATTTCTTCTTATCACTGAAGAAGAAGAACAATTAATTCAGACCATTAGATCCCGATGTCAGGTGCTTCATTTTCCTCCATTAGGAGAAAAAGTTATTCAGGAAGCTTTGCTTCGTAAAGAAGGAATCACTGAAAAAGAAGCTTTAAAAATTGCTCACCAGGCGAATGGGAACTATAATAAAGCCCTGCATATTCATCATCAGGATGGAGGTGATGAAACCTTTGAAGATTGGTTCATACAGTGGGTACGAACAGCTTTTAGGGCTAAAGGAAACAAGGGTGCTGTAAATGAACTCATCAAATGGAGTGAAACCATTGCTGGAACTGGTAGGGAAACTCAAAAACGGTTTCTATCTTATTGTCTAGACTTCTTCCGACAGGCAATGTTATATAATTACGGGGCTAAAGACTTAGTCTTTTTAGAGCCAAAAACCGCAGGGTTTAAAATTGAAAAATTTGCACCATTTATTCATGGAAGCAATATCATGGATATCAGTACAGAGCTACAAGATGCTATCTATCATATAGAGCGCAATGGAAATGCAAAAATCATTCTGACTGACTTATCTATCAAACTGACAAGACTCTTACATAAGAAATCTGCATAA
- a CDS encoding twin-arginine translocase TatA/TatE family subunit — protein MMSLNMFLGMIGPWQIALIVIIVLLLFGGKKIPELMKGLGSGIKEFKEASKEDEEASKIDDKK, from the coding sequence ATGATGTCATTAAATATGTTTCTTGGAATGATTGGGCCATGGCAAATTGCCCTTATCGTTATTATTGTTCTTCTTTTGTTTGGTGGTAAGAAAATCCCTGAATTAATGAAAGGATTGGGAAGTGGGATAAAAGAATTTAAAGAAGCTTCTAAAGAAGATGAAGAAGCTTCTAAAATAGACGATAAGAAATAG
- a CDS encoding DoxX family protein, translated as MNNFIVHIVPITILIFMLITFFISGMEKIFDWKGNCTFLKTHFSGTFLSKMIPFSLMLLIILDVAITIGCLISGYQLILYGEKESTVYTFFLCCITLLLMLIGQRVAKDYPGALTISCYFMVAIFGLYISSI; from the coding sequence ATGAATAATTTTATCGTCCATATTGTACCTATCACCATTTTGATTTTTATGCTGATTACTTTTTTTATTTCAGGTATGGAAAAGATTTTTGACTGGAAAGGAAACTGTACTTTTTTGAAAACACATTTCTCTGGTACATTTCTCAGTAAAATGATCCCTTTCTCTCTTATGTTACTTATTATATTAGATGTTGCGATTACAATCGGTTGTCTGATCTCCGGTTATCAGCTGATTCTCTATGGAGAAAAAGAAAGTACTGTCTATACTTTTTTTCTCTGTTGTATCACTTTATTACTCATGCTTATCGGACAGCGAGTTGCAAAGGATTATCCAGGAGCATTAACTATTAGCTGTTATTTTATGGTAGCTATATTTGGACTTTATATTTCCTCTATATAA
- a CDS encoding M23 family metallopeptidase, protein MATNTKEKKKFTKKLLNKYRLVILNEDTFEERISFKLNRLNVFVMVTLTGILLIFGTTFLIAFTPLREYIPGYSSTSLDLKATRLIAKVDSLESEIHVNQQYFNSIKKVLMGDVKTVDFDKDSVRLTQKLDPEKVDLSPSEADMQLREEVSREDKYNVFDTDKNTVDFSLFPPVKGAITAAYDVNEKHYAVDIAVTKDTPVKAAASGTVIFSEWTAETGHVLILDHGNGLLTVYKHNASLIKEQGEKVKEGEVIAIAGSTGELSTGPHLHFELWKDGFPTDPSNFIDFE, encoded by the coding sequence ATGGCAACAAACACTAAAGAAAAAAAGAAATTTACCAAAAAGCTTTTAAATAAGTATCGATTGGTAATTCTCAATGAAGATACATTCGAAGAGCGAATTTCATTTAAGTTAAATCGACTGAATGTTTTTGTAATGGTTACACTAACTGGGATTCTGTTGATTTTTGGAACTACTTTTTTAATAGCATTCACTCCATTGAGAGAATATATTCCTGGATATTCTTCAACTTCTTTGGACTTGAAAGCGACTAGGCTTATTGCCAAGGTAGACTCATTAGAATCTGAAATCCATGTAAATCAGCAATACTTTAATTCCATAAAGAAAGTGCTTATGGGAGATGTTAAAACGGTGGATTTTGATAAAGACTCAGTACGGTTAACTCAGAAATTGGATCCTGAAAAGGTAGATTTAAGCCCTTCAGAAGCAGATATGCAATTGAGAGAAGAAGTTTCCAGGGAGGATAAATACAATGTTTTTGACACGGATAAAAATACTGTAGATTTTTCATTATTTCCTCCGGTAAAAGGAGCAATTACAGCTGCCTATGATGTAAATGAAAAACATTATGCAGTGGATATTGCCGTTACCAAAGACACTCCGGTAAAAGCAGCAGCTTCTGGAACAGTTATTTTTTCCGAATGGACTGCTGAAACAGGTCATGTTTTAATTTTAGATCACGGAAATGGTTTATTGACTGTTTATAAGCATAATGCATCTTTAATAAAGGAGCAGGGAGAAAAAGTAAAGGAAGGAGAAGTTATTGCAATAGCGGGTTCTACCGGAGAATTGAGTACAGGACCTCACTTACATTTTGAATTATGGAAGGATGGTTTCCCAACAGATCCATCCAATTTTATTGACTTTGAATAA
- a CDS encoding DUF4837 family protein, whose translation MISSLSIRNIVVAIICSFCVFSCSEEPKKKKNKETQGAMASSVGNINNLSVVIDNELWKGNLGDTIRKYFGAEVPGLPQEEPLFSMRQMPPQAFSGFATKNRTFLKIEKGGKANFVLFKNKFATPQRGAVFVGKTDDEIAEQIRIHAEEVIKIFKKTETLEKQKRIRKSLEKIPSLKEKFGITLDIPTAYRIAKEEDKFFWIRKDIQNGSANIMIYEMPLSTVKKDSNTISHIIKMRDSIGASKIPTDEGGKFITEMAYAPYLFETELDKRFAFETKGIWEIKNKYMSGPFVNYSIKDEKNNRLLVIEGFIFAPSIYKRNNMFELEAIIKSIKFR comes from the coding sequence ATGATCTCATCGTTATCAATAAGAAACATTGTCGTAGCAATTATTTGCTCTTTTTGCGTTTTTAGCTGTTCAGAAGAACCAAAAAAGAAGAAAAATAAAGAAACTCAGGGAGCTATGGCAAGTTCTGTAGGAAATATCAATAACCTGTCAGTAGTTATAGATAATGAACTTTGGAAAGGGAATTTAGGAGATACTATCAGAAAATATTTTGGAGCAGAAGTTCCTGGTCTTCCTCAAGAAGAACCTCTATTCTCAATGCGACAAATGCCACCACAGGCATTTTCAGGCTTTGCTACTAAAAACAGAACATTCCTGAAGATCGAAAAAGGAGGAAAAGCAAATTTTGTTTTGTTTAAAAATAAGTTTGCTACTCCACAACGAGGAGCTGTTTTTGTTGGTAAAACAGATGATGAGATTGCCGAGCAAATACGCATACATGCAGAAGAGGTGATTAAAATATTCAAAAAAACTGAGACGTTAGAAAAACAAAAAAGAATCCGAAAGTCGCTCGAAAAAATACCAAGTTTAAAAGAAAAATTCGGAATTACATTAGACATACCTACTGCTTATAGAATCGCAAAAGAAGAAGATAAATTTTTCTGGATTCGAAAGGATATCCAAAACGGAAGTGCGAATATCATGATTTACGAAATGCCGTTAAGCACAGTCAAAAAAGATTCGAATACAATCTCTCATATCATAAAGATGAGAGACTCTATAGGTGCCAGTAAAATCCCAACAGATGAAGGAGGGAAATTTATTACAGAAATGGCATATGCTCCTTACTTGTTTGAAACAGAATTGGATAAAAGATTTGCTTTCGAAACAAAAGGAATCTGGGAAATTAAGAATAAATACATGTCAGGTCCTTTTGTGAATTATAGTATTAAGGACGAGAAAAACAATCGTTTATTAGTAATAGAAGGGTTTATCTTTGCTCCTTCTATCTATAAGAGAAATAATATGTTTGAACTAGAAGCGATCATAAAATCGATTAAGTTTCGATAA
- a CDS encoding LysM peptidoglycan-binding domain-containing protein, producing MSGQDTTKTKIGVLKEKDPIQKEKIKIVDTTEVTYSIGELKTASLTSVKEKDTIIYHATDHPEIAKLDAMWREELYNSHLFDTIYKSVRELEYDPVEYAALPTDTLKARLERLNARTPFNVEYNPSLESVIKSYLKHRRKHLERLMSLSHFYFPLFEKELDNQNIPLEIKYLAIVESALKPRAKSRVGATGLWQFMFGTGKMFGLEVSSYVDERMDPIMATKAACKYLASLYRIFGDWDLALASYNSGPGNVNKAIRRSGGYTNYWNIRNNLPRETAGYLPAFLATMYIFEYAEEHGFRPKKPNLAYFETDTVKVKQMITLDQVSEYIDVKMEELQFLNPSYKLDIIPHIKDEDYVLRLPLDKVGTFVANEKEIYTLAKAELDKREKPLPKFFEANDKIRYRVRSGDYLGKIARRYGVRVSQIKRWNGLRSNNLRVGQRLTIYPRKPVTNVATKKKTTTKTTPKKAVALKNYSVYEVKSGDTLWSISKKFNGVSIDDIKKWNGISGNAIKPGMKLKISKS from the coding sequence ATGTCTGGACAAGACACTACCAAAACTAAAATAGGCGTATTAAAAGAAAAAGACCCCATACAAAAGGAGAAAATTAAAATTGTCGATACTACTGAAGTTACCTATTCAATAGGAGAGCTAAAAACAGCATCTTTAACTTCCGTAAAAGAAAAAGATACGATTATTTATCATGCCACGGATCATCCAGAAATTGCTAAGTTAGATGCAATGTGGAGAGAAGAATTATACAATTCTCATTTGTTCGATACTATTTATAAATCCGTTAGAGAATTAGAATACGATCCGGTAGAATATGCGGCATTACCTACAGATACATTAAAAGCGAGGTTGGAACGATTAAATGCACGAACTCCTTTTAATGTAGAGTATAACCCTTCCTTGGAAAGTGTAATAAAAAGCTACCTGAAACACAGAAGAAAACACCTGGAGCGGCTTATGTCATTAAGCCACTTTTATTTTCCTCTTTTCGAAAAAGAATTAGATAACCAAAACATCCCTTTAGAGATAAAGTACTTAGCCATTGTAGAGTCTGCATTAAAACCAAGGGCAAAATCCAGAGTTGGTGCTACTGGTTTATGGCAATTTATGTTTGGAACAGGAAAAATGTTTGGATTAGAAGTTAGTTCTTATGTAGATGAACGAATGGATCCTATTATGGCGACAAAGGCAGCATGTAAGTATTTAGCGAGTCTGTATAGAATTTTTGGCGATTGGGATTTGGCGCTGGCATCTTATAATTCGGGACCAGGGAATGTAAATAAAGCGATCAGAAGAAGCGGTGGCTATACCAATTATTGGAATATCAGAAATAACCTGCCGAGAGAAACTGCAGGTTATCTGCCAGCTTTTTTGGCTACTATGTATATTTTTGAGTATGCAGAAGAACATGGATTTCGACCTAAAAAACCAAACTTGGCATACTTTGAAACAGATACAGTAAAAGTAAAACAAATGATCACTTTAGATCAGGTGTCAGAGTATATCGATGTGAAAATGGAAGAATTACAGTTTTTGAATCCTTCATATAAACTAGATATAATACCACATATTAAAGATGAGGATTATGTTTTGCGATTGCCTTTAGATAAAGTAGGCACTTTTGTAGCAAATGAAAAAGAAATATATACATTGGCAAAAGCGGAGCTCGATAAAAGAGAGAAACCGTTGCCGAAGTTCTTTGAAGCTAATGATAAGATACGCTATAGAGTACGTAGTGGAGATTATTTAGGAAAGATAGCCAGAAGGTATGGAGTGAGAGTAAGTCAAATTAAACGATGGAATGGGTTGAGGAGTAATAACCTTAGAGTAGGGCAGCGATTGACTATTTATCCCAGAAAACCAGTGACAAATGTTGCCACTAAGAAAAAAACAACTACTAAAACGACTCCTAAAAAAGCAGTAGCATTAAAAAATTATTCAGTGTATGAAGTAAAATCTGGAGATACTTTATGGAGCATTTCTAAAAAATTTAACGGAGTTTCTATTGACGATATCAAAAAATGGAATGGTATTAGTGGGAATGCTATTAAACCAGGTATGAAACTTAAAATTTCTAAATCATGA